The sequence ACAAAGGGCCTATTCAGTTTTATGTAAATGAACTCATCCTGGGCAACAATACCATTCTTCTGAATCTCGATGATAAGAAATTATCCATGATCACCTATAGTGTGTTCAGTTACCTCATCACCCGGGATGACCGGTTTGCCGGCAAAGCTTTTGATACCTTCAATACCTTACTCAGCCGCTCTACGCTTGTGAGCAAGTCGGGTGAGAAAGACAGGAACCGCTTCTTTAATACGCTCAGGGATAAAGTGGATCAACTGAGAAAATGATCACCCGGGGGGTGCCTGGGTTGGACCTTCGTTGTAGGGTGTTACTAACAGTATGGTAATGTTGCTTGTACGTTATTAATTTACTGCTGCCAGGATTTTTTTTGTGTTAGGCTGCGTTTTGTATTCAAATAATTCAATAAATTTAGAGTACCTAAACCTATCCTAACATGCTTGTATCCTCTACTCGTCATTCCTTTATTTGCGTCATTATCATCTTTAGTATATCCGTTTTTTTCTCTGCACCGGTATATGCACAAGGCAAGAAACAGCTTACTCCTGCTGCCAAAGCAGTAAAGATCGGCCTCATTGATCAGTTAAGACTAAGAAAAGAATACAAGGCCTATGATGCTGCCAGGGAAAAGCTGGCAAAGGAAAACCAGGCCGAAAAGAAATCTTTTGATCAGCAACTCCTGCTGATAGATAATCAAACAAAAAAACAGTTAAAGCAGGATAGCCTTAAGGGTGGCAAAGGCCGTGCAGGTATTGTGCAGCATGCAGACGACAGGCGATCGGCCATTAATGGCACCCATCAACTGGCCCAAAAGAAAAGGCATCAGGACAGAATAGCGCTCATGCAGCAATATGAGCAAAAGATCCAGGCTGCCATACAAGCTGTGATGGTGGAAGGCGGCTTTACAGACGTTAAACCGTTAAGTAAGGATAAAGAAAAAGATAAAGCTGCGAATGGACCCGGGAGCATTGATATCACTGACCTTGTCCTGAAAAAACTCAATTAAACCTCACTGATTCTTATGAGACTACTTTTACCTTATCCTGCAGCGCGCCTGCGCCGGTTCCTCCTGTCTATTACTATCTTATGCTGCGCCAATATGGTGGCCCAGGCCCAGTGCTATGAAGATTTTTATGTTTACCAGTCCTATCCTTACGGGCAACTTTGTTCGCCGCAGTATGTAACCCTGCGTGCAGAGTATTATAACTATTCCGGGAACTACGTATACGGAGAATTCCGCTGGTACAGCAGTGATACAGATCCCTGGCCTGTACAAACCAATACCATGTACATTGATCCCTATACTTATTCAGCTTATGCCGAATATTCGGTCTATGCCAATACAGGTGTAACGGTTTGGGTAAGTTTCTATAATTATAATACCGGTTGCGAATCGTACAGAACGCCTTATACCTTTTATTTCAGTCCTATTCCTTATGTGTGGCAGGACTATGCCGTCAAATGCGGCTGGGATGTAGCCAAAGTACAATTGAGCAGCAATACACCGGGCGTTACCTTCCAACTGTATAAGCTATATGAATATTATGATCCCTGGTATGGATACGTACAGGACTACCAGTTTGTCAACAGTAATACGACCGGTTATTTTGAAATATGGGATTTCGATCCTGCCACGGATGCTGAGAAGTATTATGCCAAAGTATACCAGCCTTATGGTTGTAGCGTTAATTATTATTACCAGCTTTATTTTGAAATAACCTCAGGATCTCCACCTACCATATCCGGCAATACGAACGTCACAGCAGGATCTTCTACCACATTGACCGCCGGTGGAACCGCCAGCAACTTTAAGTGGTATGATGCCAACGATAACTTCCTCACAGATGGCTGGCAATATTACACACCTACCACACTCACGCCGGGCACCTATACCTATTATGTGCGCGGTACTGATTGGACGGGTACCTGTTTATCAGATCCGGCTTCCGTTACAGTAACAGTATCTCTGCCGCCGGTCAACTATACGTCCCTGTATACCAGTTCTAATTTTACCAAAACCATTGATGTGTCAAAACCGGTAGGTACGGTAGGAGGAATGGCCGGAACCACCGCTGCAGGCGGCGCTACGTACAGGATACCGGTGTACACACCTCCTGGGACCAACGGGTTACAACCTGCCATAAACATCGTCTATAATTCCCATGCGGGAAATGGTGTTGTTGGATATGGATGGAATATTACGGGGCTGCCTGTTATCAGCCGTACCGGCCGTAATCTTTATTATAATGGCCTTGTATCGCCGGTTTCCTATACCAGTACCGATGCCTTTATGCTGGATGGCACACGCCTGAATCCGATATCCGGTTCC comes from Paraflavitalea devenefica and encodes:
- a CDS encoding OmpH family outer membrane protein, whose amino-acid sequence is MLVSSTRHSFICVIIIFSISVFFSAPVYAQGKKQLTPAAKAVKIGLIDQLRLRKEYKAYDAAREKLAKENQAEKKSFDQQLLLIDNQTKKQLKQDSLKGGKGRAGIVQHADDRRSAINGTHQLAQKKRHQDRIALMQQYEQKIQAAIQAVMVEGGFTDVKPLSKDKEKDKAANGPGSIDITDLVLKKLN